ttttgtaaCTTGCTACTGAAAAGTTTAAAGTTGAGGTTGATATTTTATATGTACAGATAGAGAATGAGTATGGGCCAGAAAGCAAAAAGTTTGGGGCTGCTGGTCATTCTTACATGACCTGGGCAGCTGACATGGCACTTGAGTTGGCAACCGGAGTCCCTTGGGTTATGTGCAAGGAAGATGATGCTCCGGATCCAGTGGTATGATATATGTTTGTACTTTTACAAGCCAACACTTAGCTTGAGTTACATTCATAATATATCGGTCTATATGTGTAGATTCTTATACTTGCTAACGCTTCCTATTCATTTTACAAGTCGATCAACACATGATACATATTATGAAATCTTATTGTACTATGTACAATAGGAAACATGTTAATAAAAAATTCTGGTAGAGATTTGCAAAATGTTATGCAAGGAAAATGATGGAACCTCTTCTAGAGCATTGTTAATAAAAACAAAGTGTAGTTGCTATTTGATATTGAATTGTTATAAgcttttcaaaaattataaattgaACTTGTAAAGTAATAGAAAAAAGAGGTCCTGAGCTGGAAAATGACTTTTATGGTTGCAGATAGACACCTGCAATGGCTTTTATTGTGATTATTTCTCTCCAAACAAGCCTTATAAACCTACAATGTGGACTGAGGCTTGGACCGGTTGGTAAGTTCGACCACTATCGTTAGTCATACGTAATATGGAACTACTACGTATTTAGGCTCAGCAGTTGTCACTTTAAAGGTTTTCGGAATTTGGTGTTCCAAACCACCAGAGGCCTGCAGAAGATTTGGCCTTCGCCATTGCTCGATTTATTCAAAAGGGAGGATCTTTTGTGAATTATTATATGGTCAGTGAACTTTGGTTTCCTTTCATATGTAATGACTGCAGCATCATTAGTGTTAAAAGTTCTTAATTTATTTACTTCTGCCACTGATGGATTACTGTACATGAAGTTTACAACTTTATATGTTGCAGTCATAATTATGTAAGTGCTCTTTCTTGACAGTACCACGGAGGAACCAACTTTGGGAGAACAGCTGGTGGCCCTTTTATTACTACTAGCTACGACTATGATGCTCCCATTGATGAATATGGTAAAATGCGTACTTTTTTCCAGTATCAGGAAATAATATAACTTAATATGTTAGTTATTTGCTGCAAGATAACTGATTCAGCATGAGATATATATAGGTTTGATTAGGCAACCCAAGTATGATCACCTGAAAGAGCTTCACAAGGCTGTCAAGTTATGTGAAAAAACTTTAGTCTCTGCAGATGCCACTGTGACATCATTGGGGACCTATAAACAGGTAATCTTTGGGCAACTCTGCTGATTTGACAAGTATGCATTGGTAGTTTGCTACTACCCATGTATATTAATAGAACACTTTACAAATTCCAGGCACATGTATTTTCTTCCCCAGAAGGCTGTGCAGCTTTTCTGTCAAATTACAATATAAAATCAAGTGCAAGGGTTACATTTAATAATATGCAGTACGATCTGCCTCCTTGGTCCATTAGCATTCTTCCGGATTGCAAAAATGTTGCCTTCAACACTGCAAAGGTAAGTTCAAATGATCATCCTGATGACTTAAGTTATCATTTTTGTTTTCAGAATACCAGGGCTTCATATGTTTTCATTCTTACGTTATCTTCACTATATAAGTCATTTTACAACAATAATGCGTAAACATCTACATTTTATAGAATTATTTACTAGTGACCATTGGATCTAATGTGTTTAAATGGTTCTAGATATGTATTTATTGGTAATGTTTTCATACATCACAATAATACCAAATTTATTCATCTGTCAGGTTGGAGTTAAAGCATCTGAAGCTCAAATGTCGCCCACAAATGTGAAGCTGCATTCATGGGGAACATTTAATGAAGATGTTTTATCAAGTGATACTGATTCAGAGATCACAGTTATCGGTCTATTGGAACAGTTAAATATCACAAGAGATGCTAGTGACTATCTCTGGTACACAACTAGGTGAGAGCAAGTCTGACCTAAAAAAAGTGTCAAACTTGTTAAAACTTATACTAAATCCATCTAAATTGTTGAAATTTTCAGTGTCAACATAAGCCCATCCGAATCTTTTTTGCACCGCGGCCAAAATCCTACTCTCAGTGTGCAGTCTGCAGGGCATGCCATGCATGTGTTCTGCAATGGACATTTGTCAGGTAAGAATTGAAAACTCTGGTAAAATAAAGCACTCAGTACGACCATCAAAATTTGTTGTGGTATCTTAATTGCAGGGTCTGCATTTGGGACACGTACAAACCGAAGATTTACTTACAACGGAAATGTCAGCTTGCAAGCTGGAAATAACATAATCTCATTACTTAGTGTAGCTGTTGGACTGCCAGTTAGTTCTGCATTCCTTCATAAATATTCGCTATAAGTTTCTTAGTAAAGAAATGATATAATCTTACTATCTTTCAAGAGCCAAGGAATTATAACAGAGAGCACAGTCTGGATTAACTATAGTTAAAAGTTAAAACGTTCATGTATTGAGGTTTTAAAAGAATTAACAAAGCAAATTTATCCTTCTAAAATTGTTTATTATTTTGCTTGAAGAACAATGGGCCACATTTCGAGACATGGAATACAGGAGTCCTAGGACCAGTTGTTTTAAATGGCTTAGACCAGGGTAAAACGGACTTAACATGGCAAAAATGGTCTTACAAGGTAACCAAAATGTAGTTCCTTTTAAGTTCTGTGCTAAGAGTTTGGGTCAACTTTTCATGAAATGTGTGTTTAATTTTGTGTAGACCGGTCTCAAAGGTGAAGCACTGAATCTAATTTCTCCGAGTGGAATTTCATCTGTTGATTGGTTGACTGGGTCTTTGGCGGAACTCAAACCACAACCACTTACATGGTACAAGGTATGAGTTATAGCTACACTTAATAAGACAGGCTGCTAGACCAGGTTCACGAGATTGATTGAACTGATACCGTAGTAAAGCGTTTAGAGTTGGTATCCAACAGCCAGAGCTTATCTCAGGTTTCATGATTCTGTCAAATATATTTCTTTGACTACAATGGTAGACTTTCTAAATGTTATTAGATGCAGATACCACATCTTTCTTCTTTCTCCAAGTGCTGGTGGAActagtttctacttgaaagttGCTTCTGCTACTCGTTAAATAGTTTCAGGCATCATAAATTAGAACTGGAATTGAACGACTCGTACCAAAAAGAAAgctttttttttttaatttttgtatcACAAAAAACACCAAAATTAGTGGAGTTGCAAACCAAAAATACCTAGCATATCTCACTCGTAAGTTGGGATAAACCCGGGCTGTTAAGAAAATGTAAAAAGAGAAGTGGTGGTCGATAAGATTGAAATTTTCCAGTCTGGAGCTATAATTATTAGCCTGATCTTCATGTTAACTCTCAGATTTTCTTGAATCAAGTATTATATTTTGATGATAATTCTCCTGTACCTTTTAGGCTTATTTTAGAGCACCTAAAGGAATGGATCCATTGGCTTTGGACATGCACAATATGGGAAAAGGTCAAATATGGATCAACGGGCACAATCTTGGAAGATACTGGACTGTTTTTTCCGATGGTAGTTGCAGTGGCTGCAATTATGCTGGTACATATCGGCCTAGATTCTGCCAACTCGGATGTGGCCAACCAACACAACGATGGTATAAATCTTCTAAACGATTCTTGTGCTGCCTGAGATACATTTAACTAGAAATGCTATGATTGTTCTAGATATTAACCAAATCTTTTACGTTCAGGTATCACATTCCTCGGTCTTGGTTGAAGCCTACGCACAACTTATTGGTGATTTTTGAAGAAATTGGCGGGGACGTGTCGAGTATCTCTATAGTTAAAAGAAATATTGTTTGATCATTGAGCAGTCAGCAGCGAGCTTAAGATGATAATGATCTGGTTATTATTTTTTGTTAATCACTAGAAGATGAGCTCTGAAaagatttgaagctgttggtgAAGGTGATCTCAGTACAGCAAGTTTTAA
This sequence is a window from Apium graveolens cultivar Ventura chromosome 9, ASM990537v1, whole genome shotgun sequence. Protein-coding genes within it:
- the LOC141683189 gene encoding beta-galactosidase 3-like, whose translation is MREKRLMGSASKCILKFLVLLLCIQLIHCSVTYDRKALVINGQRRILFSGSIHYPRSTPEMWEDLIQKAKDGGLDAIDTYVFWNVHEPSPGNYNFEGRYDLVRFIKLVQKAGLYLHLRIGPYICGEWNFGGFPVWLKYVPGISFRTDNVPFKIAMQGFTEKIVRMMKDEKLFESQGGPIILSQIENEYGPESKKFGAAGHSYMTWAADMALELATGVPWVMCKEDDAPDPVIDTCNGFYCDYFSPNKPYKPTMWTEAWTGWFSEFGVPNHQRPAEDLAFAIARFIQKGGSFVNYYMYHGGTNFGRTAGGPFITTSYDYDAPIDEYGLIRQPKYDHLKELHKAVKLCEKTLVSADATVTSLGTYKQAHVFSSPEGCAAFLSNYNIKSSARVTFNNMQYDLPPWSISILPDCKNVAFNTAKVGVKASEAQMSPTNVKLHSWGTFNEDVLSSDTDSEITVIGLLEQLNITRDASDYLWYTTSVNISPSESFLHRGQNPTLSVQSAGHAMHVFCNGHLSGSAFGTRTNRRFTYNGNVSLQAGNNIISLLSVAVGLPNNGPHFETWNTGVLGPVVLNGLDQGKTDLTWQKWSYKTGLKGEALNLISPSGISSVDWLTGSLAELKPQPLTWYKAYFRAPKGMDPLALDMHNMGKGQIWINGHNLGRYWTVFSDGSCSGCNYAGTYRPRFCQLGCGQPTQRWYHIPRSWLKPTHNLLVIFEEIGGDVSSISIVKRNIV